The sequence below is a genomic window from Gemmatimonadaceae bacterium.
GAGCTGGCGCATGAACATCGTGAGCGCCTGGATGTCGACCGTCTGGCCGACGAGCCGGAAGGTGAGCGGCGCGTGGACAACGACGCTGTCGGGCACATGCTGCGCCTTGCGCCGCGCGGCGGCACCGGGCGCCGTGGCCGGCGGCTCGTTCGGCGCCCCGGG
It includes:
- a CDS encoding PilN domain-containing protein, with translation PGAPNEPPATAPGAAARRKAQHVPDSVVVHAPLTFRLVGQTVDIQALTMFMRQLESSPFIQHVSLTKSEIVTVDGKDVTQFELAADYEVPPSGVVKTSPLVVPVR